TATAATAGGCATAAAGACTATCCATAGTCCCAGCCCTTTAAGGTTGGCTTTAGAAATATCAGATTTTCCTTATTTCCAATAAATACATGATCTGTCAGGGAAGCATCTATGCACCTACTCCATCTAGACAATTTTATGCCTTCACTTCCCTTCTGATCCTAGCTTTAAATTGCAACCGTTCATTTGCCCGTGCAGTTTCCGATTTTCTGCTCACTTTAAAGACGGTATAGATTGTTTTCCACTTCTTTCTATCATACTAAGATGGCTCCAGAGGTGGGCATAGATATATAGTCCCTTTTAGCTAGTTACTCCACAGTCACAATATGGAAGCTAGTATTGATATATGAATTTTAATCATGCTCTAGATGATAATATGTAGCTGGGGGAAAAATTACAAGATTCAAGCTTTATCTCGTACATCtatcaccagattggacatacGCTGCAAAAATACCCAGGGAACTCCTTGCTTTTCAGTCTGAATGTCAAGTATCTGTTCCCTTTTATCAAAAATTTTTCACGTGTATCTGTAGCTAACTTAATTGTTCAGGAGACAACATGTTGAAACTGTTTTCTAGATGTTTACATTTATAAAGGAACATATAAAAGtgaaaatcaaaaataatatgtTTTCTTGATATCAGTCACTATAGGTGGAGAAGAGAATTTAGAGGGGGTGGTAAGTAAATTCAATGGTTTGGAAAATCTCAAAAGTCTGTTTTTGCTTTTTAGATTTATGGAGACAGTAACTTTTCCTGTTTAAAAATAAGGCAAGTATTAGCTTTCTCTGATGTAGAACAGTAATATGAGTGATGTGATAGAACTGAGTGAAAATCCTGTTGTGTACTAGTTCAAAGGTATTCGTAAGGGATGCCCTTGCTTCATGTATTGTGAGTTATCCTTCATGAATATGGTGCAGATATAATGGCTGCATCTGCATACTTTTTccttaggaaaaaaaatataaataacattTTCCTGCCAttttatgcagaaaaatcacgTGATTGGAAGTTGAGAATTTTCAGGAGAGTGGGTTGGGTTGCCAAAACACGAGTTAAATAAGAGCACTGAAGTTGAAAAGttataaatagaattttatttattttatttttaaattctcAGGTTTGTAATTACAGAGGAATGGTATAATCATAAATTATCATGATTTCTTGGCACATATGATCTCCACTTAAACAAGTATATTTGCACTGCTAAAGGAAACCGCGAAATCTGTCCTATAGTTTGGCCAACACAGGATTAGCTTGTTTTGGAAAATCTGTCCTATAGTTTGGCCCTCACAGGTTTAGCTTGTTTTCAAAGGTTCGGTGGCTATTATATGCTTGCAGCTATTGTTTCCATCCCCTTCGACGAAAGACAATCTTAGTGATTTTGCCCTGCTTTTAAATTGTCAAAGCGAGAACTTATGAAGAAACAGCTGGAAAAAGTGAAGAACCAGAAAGAGAAGCTCGAATCTTTGTGCCGATCACTACATGCAGAAAGGAAACAAAATTTAGTTGGCAGCAATACAGATCCAGTTAGTATGCAAGTCACAGGAGCTCCAGCAAATGAAGATTCCCAAAGTTAATGGATTTTGGCAGTTCTCACCAGCAAAAGTTTgcctgaaatttcagattttgtgCAAGAATTTATGCCTATAGTGCAGTTCTCTCACATCTCATTATGTATTAAGATTCTTTTGTAAAATGAATCATATTATGTGATGATATCTCCTCGATGtgaaaatgaaaagaatggtCCTTTTGTCACCGCCTTATCCATATAGTGAATTCTGCATGAATTTTTTATGCGATTGTTTGAAGCTGAACTTTGCTGCTATTATCTCTAGTTGTTTCTTTAAACTAATTCTCAATATCCAGTCAGGAACCTGTTATTTTTTGAAATGTCTTGTTGTCTTGACCATTCTTTGATCAACATGTTCTTTCATTCCAGCTATTGGGTTCGTCAAATTCCATAAAGTGGACGAGTAAAGATGCTAGGTATATGTGATTGCTTTAAGCTAATGGGTAGTCCAAGTATTTTCCTCCTGCAGCCCCTCTTGGTCTCTTATATTTCTTCTTCGTGAATTCAGGCTAGTGTCGATTCGGTTTGATATGGACCAAACTGTCCGGTTCCGATCAATTCCACAAAAGATGATCTATAGGATCCCTGTTCTCAATATAACTAGTTCCTTCAaagcattttattttttatgcattTATGGACTCAGAAACTACATACAGCAAGAAGCATTTCTATATTAAAGGTAAAGGTTCGTTCCATGGCATCATAGAATGCCATATTTGATGACTATAAAAAAAAGCTAAATCCATGTTACCATGTGGGATGGCGTGAAGTTGAAGTCCCTCGCAAGATAGGAGTCTTGGTGGTTGCAGCGCGTCAAATGCGATCACGGGACGGGATTCCTCTTCTGGACACTCGGTTTTTCTTTGAAGCAGAAAAGCTGGAGCCATTTCTTAATGctgagaaaactgccttcaagTAGAAAAGTTTGCGGCAATTTCTTATGCAACGACGTGAACGAGAGTTTGCGAGGAttggggaaaagaaaaaaacaaggtATAACAACAGGGCCCTGTAATTAATTCGTTAGTCATTCAAGTAACATTACCTGCATTTGTTATTCCACAGTGCGCCCATCTCCTCTCGCCATGGGATGAGCAAGGATGACATTTATTCGATGCAGTTGAGATGTCAAGCGGTGCAGGGTCCCATGTAAGACCAAAATGATGCAGAACCAAAATGAACCCAACTTGGAGCTGTGTAGGAGACTTTGTTTTAGATTTGGTTGAGTCCTTGCTTAGTTTAAATTGGGTCCAAAATTATATTTGTTTAGTTCCAATTTTAGGCTTAATTAAGAGTCTAGTTTgattagggttatgatgagggATTTTAGGGTCAGTTGTGGTGATATAAAAGGGGTTGTACAGGAGCGCCGAAAGGCTCCTTCTTCATAGATTGTTTTCCcacgaataaaaaaaaaaaaagaaaagaaaacaaccaAGCTCTGTTTTGGAGCCCAACTTCTCCCTGTTCCCCTCTGTTTGGTTGTGGATTCAGCCGCAGAACAGAGGTCATCTTCTTCACCTCGCTTCCCCGCAtcagttggtatcagagcaggcgcCTCCTGCTTCGATGGTGGATGACAACGGCGTAGGTGTCCGCCCCGTCGACGGCGATCACGGGGAACGAGCCCTTTGGGCAGCGATCCGCGGGTTGGAGGGAGCCGTGCATGAAATCCAGCAAAACCTCCAAGCCATGCGGATCGAAAGCGCTGTGGATCCCAACCGGGAGCGTGTGCAGACTCGCGAGGATCTCCCTCACGGTCCACCGGCACCGGTGCGAGATCCACCCCATCAGCGGCGCCAGCGAGTTCCTCCGGAGTCTTCCGATGAAGAGGAGGGAGCCGCGGTCTATGGGACGGTCGGTGGACCGCATCTGCACCCAGGCGAGTACGGCTTCATCGGGGGCGAACGGGACCGAAGGCCCTTCTACCACCGCTGTCCGGATGAGGGGCCGCCGGAGGAAGAGCTTGGTGGGCGGCGTCCATGGAGGAATCAAAACCGTGCGGGCCACGGGCTCCGTGGACTCGACCGAAGACCCCCTGGGGATATGGCCTTTGACGGCTGGCCACCTGATGACGATGGAGTTTTCTACGAAGCACAGGAGCCGCGTCCACGGGTGAACAGGTTCCCTGCAGGAGGTAGGAATGCGGAACCCGTGAGGAACAGGCTCCCTTGGGGCGTTCGTGATAGGGGCTCCCCTGATTTCAGATTGAAGGTGGATCTCCCAGCATTTAACGGTAATCTTCACATTGAGGGATTTTTGGATTGGTTGGCCAAGGTAGAAAAATTTTTCGATTATATGGAAATCCCAGATCAGAAGAAAGTGAAGCTGGTCGCGTATAAACTGAAGGGAGGAGCATCTGCATGGTGGGATCAACTGCAACATAACCGTCTACGGCAAGGAAAGATGCAGATCACCACCTGGCGCAAGATGAAACAACATTTGCGTGGCCGTTTTCTCCCGCCTGACTACGAGCAGGCACtctaccatcagtaccagaACTGCCGACAGGGCCCCCGGACGGTGACCGAATACACTGATGAATTCAACCGCCTCAACGCCCGCAACAACTTGTCAGAAACAGAAAATCAGCAAGTGGCAAGGTACATTGGTGGGTTAAAGCCGGCCATCCGAGATCAGGTAGATTTATATCCGGTGTGGAGTCTGACGGAAGCTACAAGTTTGGCCTTAAAACTAGAGGCGCAGGCGACACGAAAGGCACACCAATTTCAGCCCATGACTAGAGCATCATCCTCGCGCTCCACCATGGCAAAGCAGAAGACTGTTGAAGGGGCGGCCACCTCGAGTCAACCACCACCGATATCCACATTGAGAGGAGCCGGAAATTTCAGCAGGCAGCAGGCGGCCCCAAAAGGTAGTGGCAACCCCTACGAGAGACCCATGCCTATAAAATGTTACAGATGTCAGGAGGTGGGGCATCGGTCTAACGAGTGTCCGAGGCGACGGCCAGTCCATGTAGTCGAAgctgaggatgaagaagaaatgCCGCATGAGGAGGAGGATCATGAAGAGGGGCAGACCGACGATGAAGACGTCGAGGTGACGGCGCCGGATCAGGGAGTTCCGGCCTCCTTTGTAGTTCAGCGAATTTTATTTGCCCCGAAGAGTGAAGAAGAATCGCAACGCCACAGCATCTTCAAGACTTGCTGCACTATCAACAAAACTGTGTGCAACGTGATTATTGACAGCGGCAGTAGCGAAAACATTGTCTCCTCCGCGTTGGTTCGTGCGATGGGATTGAAGACAGAAAAGCACCCGTCTCCTTATAAGATTGGATGGATTAAGAAAGGAGCTGAAACGAGGGTAGAAAATGTATGCAGGGTGCCCTTGTCCATCGGGAGGTACTACAAGGATGAAGTGGTATGCGATGTGGTGGATATGGATGCATGTCATGTTCTACTCGGGCGTCCATGGCAGCATGACACAGATGTTACATTCAGGGGCCGAGACAACACATACTTGTTCCGATGGCAGGGTAGGAAAATTCTGTTGGTGCCCATGAAAGAGAAGCCTACCCCCAAAACTTCTCAAGTGGAGGGGAAGTCTTTCCTTGCAGTTTCTGGTGCGCAGTTCATGGCGGAGCTCAAGGGGGCTGAAGAGGTTATGGTGTTGATTGTTAAGGGGACGGAGATGCCTATCCTGCAGCAGGTGCCCGAAGAGTTCAAAGAATTGTTGACAGAGTTCAAAGACATCACTCCTGCAGAGTTACCAAATAGACTGCCTCCCATGCGAGATATTCAGCACCATATTGATTTGGTGCCTGGTGCAAGTCTTCCCAATCTGCCTCATTACCGCATGAGTCCCAAGGAGAGCAAAATTCTGCAGCAACAAGTTGAagatttgatcaagaaggggctGATCCGGGAGAGCATGAGTCCGTGCGCGGTGCCTGCACTTTTGACGCCGAAGAAGGATGGGAGTtggcgtatgtgtgtggacAGCCGTGCGATCAACAGGATAACAGTAAAATACCGGTTTTCCATACCCCGTTTGAATGATATGCTCGACATGTtagaaggagccaaggtcttctCCAAAATTGACTTACGAAGCGGCTACCATCAAATCCGGATTCGCCCTGGTGATGAGTGGAAGACGGCGTTCAAGACGAAGGATGGGTTATATGAGTGgatggtcatgccttttggcctATCCAATGCACCGAGCACCTTCATGAGAACAATGAATCAAGTACTAAAATCATTTATTGGAAAGTTCGTCGTCGTCtactttgatgatattttgatcTATAGTCGCAATGAAATTGAGCATAAGGAGCACTTGAGAGCAGTTTTGCTTGCTTTACGGAAGAATCAGTTGTTTGTTAATCTTAAGAAGTGTCATTTTGTTACAAAACGCTTGGTGTTCCTGGGATTTGTTGTTGGGGCTGATGGCATACAggttgatgaagagaaggtaaAGGCAATACGGGAGTGGCCGATTCCTACAAATGTTAGCCAAGTTCGCAGCTTTCATGGGTTAGCGACATTCTATCGGCATTTTATTCGAAACTTCAGTACCATCGTCGCTCCCATCACCGAATGCATGAAGAAGGGCCAATTTCAATGGAAAGAGCAGCAACAAGCAAGTTTTGAACTGATAAAAGAAAAGCTCACTTCTGCACCAGTACTAGCATTACCgagttttgagaagctatttgaaGTGGAGTGTGATGCTTCTGTGGTCGGCATAGGGGCTGTTTTGAACCAAGAAGGACGGCCCGTGGAGTACTTCAGTGAAAAACTTAGTGAAGCACGGCAAAAATGGACAACCTACGAGCTAGAGTTCTATGCCATCATCCGGGCGTTGAAGCATTGGGAGCATTACCTTATTCAAAAAGAATTTGTTCTGTACAGCGACCATCAAGCCTTGAAGTACATCAATAATCAGAACAATTTGAACCGAATGCATGTTCGATGGGTAAGCTTCTTGCAGAAATTTTCCTTTGTGTTGAAGCATCGGTCCGGGCAGCAGAATCGGGTGGCAGATGCTTTGAGCCGACGCAATGCTTTATTGACTACTATGCAGGCAGAGGTCGTGGGGTTTGAATATCTGAAAGAGTTGTATGCAGAGGATGAGGACTTCAAAGATGTATGGGCAAAGTGTACAAGTCATCAAGCAACTGGAGACTTCAACATTCAGGATGGTTATCTATTTCGCGGCAATTCCTTATGTATTCCCAGATCATCATTGCGAGAAAAGCTGATTAGAGACCTTCATGGTGGCGGTCTTAGTGGGCATATGGGTCGGGACAAGACCATTGCCAGTCTCACGGAAAGGTATCATTGGCCGCAGCTGAGAAGAGATGTTGGAAAATTTATTCAAAGGTGCTATACTTGCCAGACAGCGAAGGGACAATCGCAAAACACTGGATTATATATGCCTCTACCTGTGCCAAATGCTATTTGGGAGGATCTGTCGATGGATTTTGTGTTGGGACTTCCCCGAACACAAAGGGGTGTAGATTCAGTCTTCGTGGTGGTGGACAGGTTCTCCAAGATGGCGCATTTCATTCCTTGCAAGAAGACATCAGATGCATCCCACATTGCAAGGCTGTTCTTTCGGGAGATTGTTCGTTTGCATGGGGTACCACAATCTATAACGTCAGATCGGGATTCCAAATTTTTgagtcacttctggcttactctTTGGAGGATGTTTGACACTTCATTAAATTTCAGTAGCACTGCGCATCCTCAGACTGATGGACAGACAGAAGTGGTTAACAGGACACTGGGTAATTTGATCCGTTGTATTTGTGGGAGTACCCCAAAACATTGGGATTATGCCTTGGCCCAAGCAGAGTTTGCCTACAACAATGCTGTCCATAGTGGAACCGGAAGGTCGCCTTTCTCCATTGTCTATTCAAAGGCACCAAAGCACGCATTGGATCTGGCGCGCCTACCGAAAATTTTGGGAAAGAGTGTGGCTGCAGAACATTTGGCAGAGGAGGTTCAAGCTATACAGTTGGAGGTGAAGAAGCGCCTAGAGGACACAAATGCTAAGTACAAGTCAACAGCAGATAGACATCGAAGGCACAAAGAATTTCAAGAAGGTGACATGGTGATGGTTTTCCTACGCAAAGAACGGTTTCCTGTGGGAACTTACAGCAAATGGAAGCCAAGAAAGTATGGCCCATACATAATCTTGAAAAAGATCAATAACAATGCTTACGTTGTGGACCTGCCAGATGATATGGGAATTTCAAAGACTTTTAATGTCGCCGATATCTATGAATACCATAATCCTGAAGAGCAGTTATATCCAGATGCGAACTCGAGGACGAGTTGTGTTCAAGTGGAGGGGACTGATGCAGAACCAAAATGAACCCAACTTGGAGCTGTGTAAGAGACTTTGTTTTAGATTTGGTTGAGTCCTTGCTTAGTTTAAATTGGGTCCAAAATTATATTTGTTTAGTTCCAATTTCAGGCTTAATTAAgagtctaatttgattagggttatgatgagggATTTTAGGGTCAGTTGTGGTGATATAAAAGGGGTTGTACAGGAGCGCCGAAAGGCTCCTTCTTCATAGATTGTTTTCCcacgaataaaaaaaaaaaagaaaagaaaacaaccaAGCTCTGTTTTGGAGCCCAACTTCTCCCTGTTCCCCTCTGTTTGGTTGTGGATTCAGCCGCAGAACAGAGGTCATCTTCTTCACCTCGCTTCCCCGCATCACAAAAGCAATGGCTCCTCGCGGTCTCAACGTACCTGCATCCCCACATGAGCGATAAAGAGGGGACAAACGCAAGCATGCATTTGTTTCCATCTTCTTTCAACTTGCTCTTGTGGCTCGAAAGCACAGCAGGCAGCATGAACTTGTTCCATTCTATCGTGTACCGACAACGTGATCATATAAACAAAATGAAGCCTTGTGGGGACTGATGAGTTTGCCCGCTAGGTGTCAAGTGTCCAGCCATGAGAAGCCAATGTCATCTAATAATACTCACATGGCTCTGTCTTGTActcttccttgcaaaacaaaatacccagtagtttttttttaaaaaaaaggggttCTTAGCAGGATTTGGCTTGAGAAGTGAAGAGGGAAAGGAAGTAGGGGTCGAGACCTGGCCCCAGGGGTGTCTTGCTTGCATCACTGGGCATCTCCATCGCCACCTTATGCCTGCTGTCCCAACGGTGATGGGTTCCAAATCTTTGAAGAGTAGAAAAGGAAAGAGGCTCTGCCCAAGCCTCTCAAGTTCTTTGTTTTGTGGCAACTAAGAAGTCGGAGATCTGAGATGGGAAAAAGATCGTGCATTGTCGTCACCCTCGTCTTCTTGGTTTTGGTTCTTGCAGCAGCTGGCTCAGTGCAGTGCCAAGGTTTGATCACTCCAAACGCTGAATTTGTTTCACTTGATTTTGAGCCTCTCTATAACTCTGTCAGCCTGGATGCTTGAATTTTTTCCGACCGACAGCAAAAAAGggttttttgtttcctttttttcctcttaAAAACGAATGAAAAAAGGGATTAATACATAAGGTTGTGAGATCCCCAGTCGATGAGCTCACTCTTTTGGCCACCTTTATGAAGACGATTGTCGTCTCTGTTTCCTGGATAGAAAGAGGTCCCCTTTTTTTAAGGCCCAGCTGATTTGAAAGTTTTTAAGGCCCAGCTGATTTGAAACTAGTACTGAAGGCCAGACTTTGTAAACTGAGGAATAACCATTGTCGACATGAAAATAGAATTAGAGAGGCTGCTACTAGTTTGAGTTGATGTTGGGATTTTTCGCTCATGCAGAAGGCGCAGGACAGCATTCAAGCATCCCAGAGATGTACGAGATTGACTACCGAGGCCCGGAGACCCATTCTTCCTTGCCTCCTCCACAATCTTTGAGAGGTGCTGCCACTATCTATTCGCTCCGACAGTAAAATTTCCACTTGAGCTAAAGCTTTTATTCATCTTAAATCATCCATGCAGATCCAAAGGCCaagctgtcaagaaaaagaGACAAGGGCAGTGATGTAAGATTGATTTTCTGCACcaaattttagttttagttCTTACTTGCAGCTGAATTAGTAACGCTTTAATTGTTATTTTGCTCACAGAGAAAAGCTACTCATGGGTAAGAGGAGGTGCGAGAATGGTTCTCGTGTTTATGGACGTGGTAGATAAAACTTTAGCCATGATTGTATACAATTATTAATCTGAGGGAAGGTGAAGTAATCTGGTTGTACTTTCAAGTATATGATAGTtaataaatataacaatattaaCGCATCTCCATGGCATCCCAGACAGCAAACTCAAGCTTATCAGGCCAAAAGACAGCACCGTGAATGGAGTGCACTGGTTTGAAGTTTTCAGTCCAACTGCCAATATGGCGAAGTTTCGGTTCCCAGTAAACATAAATGAATATAATCACAAACAATAACTTGATATGTGAATCCAAGGGCAGTTCTTAAATGTGGACCACAGTTTAATTATTGTAAGAATGTGTTTGGCTACTCCGAACATCATGTCTTAAACAAAACATAAATCAAAGTAGCTTGAACTACCAAGGATAAGACCCTGGATTGTAGACATCCATCTCCAGCAATCCTCTGCATGCCTCTAAATAGTCGGTGGGTCTAGCTTAGTGCCTAGATTTCAGCATTAGTTGGCTTAGATCATGCTCCTTATGACAAATGAATATTTCATCAGGTAAAGTAACCTGCATCAAAGTAGGAAAAACAGTTGAATTCCAGATAGATGCCATATATTCAATGATTAACTTTCGCGACCAATGATTTGTAGGAATAGATTCAGAGATATTTAAACAAGTATATTAAATACTAGAACTGCTAATATCTTCCAATCCTCCCAAAATGGAATACCGATCTAACAAATAGCAACATGATCAGACAATAATTTTCCTTGATATACATAATTTGTTGTCTTCGAGAATTTGTCCGATTAGAATCTATACACGATACATTAGCACTTTCAGAATATGCCTCACACTCAATATCCATTTGTCACTTGTATCTGAATATTATGACTCCAATTTCAATACCCTGGAACATCAATTAGAATTGAAGCCTTAGTAGATGCTATTACAACTTGTTTTCCCCAATAGCTTGAACTTTCAGACTATTTTTGCCCTCTATCTTTCTTAAAATTCAGtcattctttttcattttttctaaaaaagtggATGAATCCAGTCCTCTACTTAATTAGacaaaagaaaactcatcttTTGGATCCTAAAATCAAAAGGCATATGAGACTTCTCTAGGATTAAATTTACTTAATGGGGACCTTTCTGTGTAAGACAGACAGCAAACACTTGGTAAATGATCTGGCATTGCAATTTCATGAGAGTTCCATATTTTGAAGGGAGAGAGTTAACAATTGCTGCAGATTCATCTGTCCAACTCATAGGGCTTATTTCAGGCTTTAGATGGAAATCATTAGGATTTTTCAAGTCCAATAACAGCCAATCAAGGTCGTGTGATATATCTTCAAGTAATAATTTTAGGAGGTACACAAGGAGCCATTTTTGGTAAGTTTTTTCATCACTGTAGCATGAATAGTGTTCCTACAGTACCCATGGCTATTAGGAATCGGTTACTAGTttgttttggaaattttttGAGGAATTTGTTTCTATCTTTCTTTCTATAAAGTTGGTCAAGCAAAACACTAGTATGCAGATTCTTTATTATGAATGGAATTGAGCTTTGAGGCCCAGTTCAGCCCCCTTGtttcctcctctcttttccccttctcctctctctctattttctgTTACttatccctctcctccctctcccttttcttcttctttatttcatAAATTTGTTGTTTATCCCTACTTCTTTTGGGATTTGAATAGCTCACATTGTTATCTACAGATTTCTGTATATATTATCTGATCTGATATGATTACAGATTTATATTTGATTGTCTAAGAGGGATCCAGATTGTGATTTGATTCATCTTCCTACATATAACATGCCCTAAATAGACATTCTTTTGAACAGCCATTGCCTTAGATTTCAAGTTTTCTTATTGACTATCCTAATCTCAGAACCTGAACAGCAGGCAATAAAGTCCTTTGTAACCACAATCCTTCACCTCAAGGTCCACCATTGCAGGTAGGCAGCCCTAACCCCTTGCTATCCTTCATTAAATTTAGTATCAGAGATAAAAGGTCCTACATTTTGCTCTTCCATTCTTCTTCTTGGTCCTCTTCATTTCTTTCCCCTTTTGTCATGTTATCAAACATGGACTTCATTTCAAACTCAATGATCTTCATCAACATGCTAAACATAAAAAAGAAGGTTTTTGGGCAGTTGGAGACTAGATTGACGTCTATCAGTAATAATATGATGCCAATGAATGCTAAATTACAGGCaactgcagcagcagcagcagcaggagTTGGAAAGCTTCTTGAGATTGAACCACATATCAAGAGTCACAAAGTTGAAAAATCATTGCAAGAAGAGATCATAATTGAGGTTTCATCAAATGGAGAACCTATCATAGGGGATCCATCATGCAAAGATGCTGCAATTGAAGACCTGTTGATTGAAAATGCTGCAGATGATGATCTATGAGGTATTTTGAAGGTAGAAGATCACAATGATGAAGATTTGGATAAAGAGCACTCATGGTGATATCAAGTCACAACCCTAAAGGCAATGAAGGTGATATGAAGACCCATTCTTGATTGATTTGTTGGATTCAACGAAGATCGCCATCAGAAGTATGATACAATGCTTGTTGATTGCGAAGCAATGGACATTAGACCAACCAATCAATGGTGTGAttgcaagaaaaattttatgtaggctttcatcattagatcttGAAGATTCAATGGTCGATCGAGCTTATAAGTGAATCATGAAAACCTCAAGGATGAGATCGATGCAATGAAAGCAAATGACGCAACAATAAATTGCATCGCATTTAAAAGCCTGAATTTCATTGACATAAAGTTCTTTTTTGCAGGCTTTAAATTGAGATTCTTAGGATTTTTTGAGTCCAATAACAGACAAACAAGATCGTGTCACGGATCTTCAAGTCAACAATTTTAGGAGGTCCAAAAGGAGTCAATTTAGATAAGTTAAGGTGTCAGCTACTGTTCAAGCCACTCTAGCATGAATAGTGATGTTGCAGCGCTGTTAGAAGTCAATAACTAGCTTTGTTTTGGAAATTATTTGATGgatttgtttctattttttaaagagTCCCAGAAAGACTAAAATTTGTTTACTAGTGGGTCAAGTTTGAGTTTTATACAGTTGGTCAAGCAAAAGACTTCTATACTGGTTTTTTATTGTGAATGGAATTGAAGATTTGAGGCTAGGTTCAGCCCTCTTGTATCCTCCTCTCTCCATTTTCTGCTAAATATTCCTTCactctctctatcttcttcttcttctttatttcatAAATCTGCTGTTTATCCCTGCTCATTTTGGGCTTTGAATAGATCATATTTTGTCTATAGATTTCTGTATGCATTATCTGATCTAAGCTGATTATAGATTTATATCTGATTGTCCAAGAGAGCTCTAAATTGTGATTTGGTTCATCTTCCCACAAATAAGACACCCTAAATAGACATTCTTCTGAATAGCCATTTCCCTAAAT
The Phoenix dactylifera cultivar Barhee BC4 chromosome 3, palm_55x_up_171113_PBpolish2nd_filt_p, whole genome shotgun sequence DNA segment above includes these coding regions:
- the LOC120110160 gene encoding uncharacterized protein LOC120110160, which gives rise to MGKRSCIVVTLVFLVLVLAAAGSVQCQEGAGQHSSIPEMYEIDYRGPETHSSLPPPQSLRDPKAKLSRKRDKGSDRKATHG